In Hyphomicrobium denitrificans ATCC 51888, the DNA window GCAGAGCGCAGGGAAGACCCGGTCGCGCTCTGCGAATATCTCGCCGAGGCCTATCTGCATCTGGCGGAGATCTCGCGAAATGAGCGGGTGCTCATTGCCGCTCAAGATCTCGCGACAACCGCCATCGATCGATTGGCGGCGATGCGATCGAAAATGTCGGCCTGAGCTTGCCAGCCTTCGCGGGGACGCTCGAGCCAGTGCGTCATCACGGGGATTAGTCCCTGGGATGCGAAGGTGCACTCTTCATCCAAAAAAATCAACCATAGATTGATGGACGGTACTACCGCTCACGTGCGATCCCCCGCTGGCTTTCTCATTGCCAGCTGCGGATGCACAGGTCCCAGCGATAGCGCTTGTGGCACCCCTTGGCTAAGCCACCGGGTGCACCGGCTGGCGATAAAGGTATAGTGCGCCGATACTAGTTCGCGGCCGGTTTTCAACGCAGGGCCAAGCCCGCCAAGTCCGAGGCAAAGATGACTCCTCCCAAGTCCGACCTGCGAGAGCCGCCGGTTCACGTCGTGCTCATCGACAGTCGTGGCATCATCACCGGCATTCAGACGCACGGCAGCCAGCCCGGCGCTCAGTCCGCACATGCGGGGCAAGCAAACCGCGATGCAAACCCCCTCCTCGGGCGTTTCACAGTCGGCGAATCCTATTTCGACCATTGCGAAGATGAAGGCAGCCGCGCAGATGTGCAGGCGCTGCTGAGGCGCAAGCGAACCATCACCTCATTCGTGATTTCGTCACGCACACCGCGCGCCAAGACCGTGATCGTCGTGCTCGGCGTACCCGTCAGCCCGGAAGCCGGCAGCGGCGCACTCCTCATGCACGTCGACGTTTCGTCTTGGGCGCGGCACGATACGGCGGACGATGGATGGCAGATGCCCGTGACGCTGAACCCGGCGTTACTGCAGGATACGATCTCGAAGGCACTGGTAAGCCAGTTCGCGGAACCGCAGCGCTCATACGAGGCCCATCCCGATATCGACAGCTTGAGTCCGAGACAACGCGAAGTGCTTCTTCTGGTCGCGGTGGGCAAGAGCAACCTCGAAATTTCCGAGGAACTCTCCTGCTCGCTGAATACCGTGAAACGTCATGTCACCGCCGTGCTGCAAAAGTTGCATCTCCCGAACCGTACGCGTGCCGCAAACCTCGCAAATCAGCTGAATTTGCTGCCGCCGTCCAAGCATCGCCGGTGACGTTCAACGAACGCAGCGCTGGCGCATGCCTCACATCGGCAACGTGATTTTGGACCGCGCCGAGGCGCGCTTCGATCGCTTGTCCTGCTGCTCAGGCTGCTGCCACAAAACTGCTTCGGTCACGTCGACGTTTCGCGTCTCCCGCAACACATGCAGGACGGTCCGCGCCAATGTTCCGTTTTCGGAGCTCGCGCGGTCGGCAAGCGAGATCACCGACATGCGCACAGTCAGCGCCGGAGACGCCGCCGTCTTCCGCGCGGCAAGGCGGCCGCCGAGAAAGGCGTTTGCAACGGGAATGGCATAGCGGTCCGCTCCCGGCGAAATAGTCACGATGTGAAGATCGCCCGAGCAATAGCGCAGGGCGGCATCAAGACAATACAGCAGCCTTCGCACACCCGAACCGATCGATTTCTCGATCAGCGTCGATCGCTTCGGAAATTTTGTTTCCAGAACGATCGCATCGATCCGTCCGAACTGCGCGATCGCGATCTTGAAGAACTCATCGACGGATTTAGCCTGCTCGATATCGCACTGAACCGGATACGAAATCTCGCCCGATTGAATTGATCGCTCGACCGACTGGAGCTGCGTTGTCGTCTGCGCTCCCAGGATCAATTCGCCTTGTTCCGCAGCGATCAATCCTGCGACAGCCGATCCCGTCGCCGTAGCCGCCGCCGGGATCGCAATTACGAGGCCTTCGAGCGTTCGAACCATGTCAGCTCCGCGCAGTCAGATACACACGCTGCCCGTCCCGGGCACTGTCACGCCGTCCCACGTCTTCGCCATGCTGCGGTCAAACACATCACACTGACGCATCATGAATTCGCCGCATGAAGACTAACTGAGGATAACGCTACTACTTGAAGTTGCAATCGTCAACGCGAGCATAGGTACTAAGTTCAGTTCGTTGCCGGAGAGAGAGGGAGAGCCGCATCTCTCCGGCAACGGCACGCCTTCCACTACCAGGCGACGCGCATGCCTACGCTGCCTCCGAATGAGAGGTAGTCGTCCTTGCCGAACTCGAAATTGCCTTTGACGAAGCCGCTCAGCCCGTTGTCGGAGAGGCTGTAGACGTTCACGCCGCCGGTCACTTCTCCGATCGCGCCGGTCATGTCGTCCGCAGCTTGGAGGACGTAGCCGCCGCTGGCGACATTCGCGGAATTATCGCCGAGGAATTCGTACCAGGCACTGACGCCGACGAACGGCTCGTATTTTGCGCGCTCGTCCTGGACCGTCGTTCCAACACGCACGCCCAAACGGCCCCTCAAACTATCGCCGTTCGCAAAGTTCACAGACGTTCCGTATACCGATAAATTGTCGATGTCCGAGTTGACGTAAGCCAGCGTCGCGCCCGGCTCGATGAAGTATTGGCCGCGATCGATGCGGTAACCCGTATCGAGCACGCCGCCGATCGATGTTGTGCCCGCGTTATCTTTCTCGCCGAACGAGCCGCGATAATCGACGTTGCCGATATTCGCCATCAGCTTGGCATCGAGGAACCAAGGCCCCTTGAGATAGGTGATGTACGCGCCGACCGCACCGCCTTCGAAATCAGCGCGCGTCGCCGAGCTTTCGAAATCGACCACCGATCGCAGGTAGCCACCCATGACGCCAGCAAGCCAGATCCCCTGCCCGTCATTGGCCCGCACTACGATATCGTAGCCGGCGACAACGCCGCCGCCGCTCTGATCGTAGTCCGTCTTATAGGTATTGCGCGTCCCCATGATCGAAACCGAATGCGAGGCTGCACGAGATTCCGTCGAACCGAGCCCCTTGACCCAAGCGCCCGAGGTTGCAGGCTTGCCGCATGTTTCAGCCGGCCCCTTCAAACCTTCCGATACACACGGGCGTTGAACCGCAACGCGAAGATCGGCGGTTCTGTCGAGCCAGACGCCGGACGCATTGTGCCACATCGATTGCGCCGCTGACACAAGGCTCGGAAGCTCGACGAATGTCCGGTTCGGCGCGCTCGCAAGCACCCACTCGTTTGCATCATTGAGATACAGATCGTAGTCGAAAAGACCGGTGTCGATCGGCCCATGTATCAGCGCAAAATTCTGCGCCGATATTTGTCCGGTGGCGCGGACAACTTCGATCCCGAGAGGATTGTACGAGCCGAAACCGGGATTGACGTTATTCACCTCGATCAGCGTCTGTCCCGAGACGTCGCCGTTGATGATCAACTGATCGGAACTCGAATTCGACGAGGAACCGAGGAAGCTGTCGACTTTCAGATAGCTGTGCCCCGTCGCGCCATTGAACGCCAAGGTGCCACCGTCAGTCGGCGTAAGAGTCGTCACGTCGCCGGTAAAGCCATCCTGCAGATCGATCGTCCCGTTCGTATTCGAACTTCCGTTGTTGAAAATTTCGACGCCGGCAAGCTCAGTATAATCATTGTTTTCCGGAGCATCGGGATCAGTCGTGAACACGGTGCCCGTGTTGTTGAAGACGTCCGCCAGACCATCGCCGAGGTTGCTGGCTCCGATGAACGTCCAGCTGTGATCACTCGTGTTGTTGAAGACGTTCCCCAGCTCGGTATCGCCTGCATTGGAGAGATCAATTCGGCCGAGCATCGTGCCGTCGTTGTTGATCGTGACGGCTCCGCCCTCCGCCTCAACGATCAAGTCCGTCGGATTGTAGTGGCGCCCGACGATCCGGCCGCGGCGCTCGTTATTGATCGTCGCGCCGTCCTTTGTCTTCAGCTTGATCGTTGCATCGCCGACGCCCGATCCACGGATCAACCCCGATGAGTTGATTTCGGCGGATTGCGCATCGATCTGGATGGCGCTGTCGCCACCCGTGATGCGGCCGCGCCGGCCATTGTTGACGGTGACGTTGCCGTTCGCGGAAACATCGATGCCATCGCCTCTGCGGCCGCGGATCGAGCCGCTGCCATTATCGATGGTGACGTTGCCATCGACATCATCGGCATGCACGCCGTCATTGCGGCCGGAAATCGAGCCGCCGGCCCGATTGTCGATCCGAACGTTACCTTCGACGTCATCGATATCGACGCCATTGTCACGGTCGCCGCGAATTGTTCCGCCGAAGCTGTTGGAGATCCTGACGCCGCCATCGACATCGCGAACTTTCAGACCGTTGTCTTCACCAGAAATGCGCCCGCCGAACCGATTGTCGACCCGCACGCTGCCTTCGACGTCGCGTATATCGACCCCGTCGTCATCGCGACCGGTTATCGTTCCGCCGAAGCGGTTATCGATCCTGACGTTGTCATCGACATTGGAGACGTGAATGCCGTCGTCATCGCCAGTGATTTTGCCGCCGAAGCTGTTTCGGATGGAAACGGATCCGTCAGCATCTTCGATACGCACGCCATCGCCGCGCAGGCCAGTGACAGTTCCTCCAAAACGGTTGTCGATTCTCACATCGTCGCCGATGTCTTCGATCTGAATGCCGTTGTCTCGTCCCGTGATTTTTCCACCGAAACGATTGAGGATTTCGACGTCGCGACTGACGTCGCTGATATCAACGCCGTCGTCACGAAAGCCTTCGATCAGTCCCCCGAAGCTGTTGTCCACTGTGACGTTATCTCGAACATCTTCGATATGAACGCCGTCATCGTGACCTTTGATTTCGCCCTTGCCGCGATTGTCGACGCGGACATCGTCGCGAACGTCTTCGATTTTGACGCCATCGCCGTTTCGGCCAGAGATCCGACCACCGAGTGCGTTGCTGACGGTGACGTCGCCGCGGACATCCTTGATATCGACGCCATCTTTGCCGCCCGAGATGCGACCGCCTAGTCCATTCGACACCGTCACGTCGCCGCGAACATCGCGCACATGAACGCCGTCATCGCGGCGGCCGGATATGCTGCCGCCGAAGCGATTGTCGATGCTGACATCGTCGCGCACGTCATCGACGACAATGCCGTTATCGCGGCCGGAAACCCGTCCGCCGAAGGTGTTCGTAATCGAGACATCGTCGCGGACGTCGCTGACCGTGATACCGTCACCTCTGCGACCCGAGATCGAGCCGCCAAAGCTGTTGCGGATGACGACATCGTCGCCCGCATCTCTGATGTCGACGCCATCATCACCTCCGCGAATGCTGCCGAGGAATGAGTTATCAACCGTGATCCGCTCGTCAACGTCGCGGACATGAACGCCGTCGCCGCTGCGACCTGTAATTTTTCCTCCGAAGCGGTTGTCGACCGACGCGCGTCCGTCAACATCGCTTATGGATACGCCGTGGTCCGAACCCGTTATCCGGGCCGCGCCCCAACTCGAAAATCCGAACCGGTTCTGCACCGTCACGTTGTCGTCGATATCTTCGATACGAACACCGTCGCCGTTGTGGCCGATAATGCGACCACGATCGTTGTCGACGATGGCGTCATCGACGTCGTGCACATAGACGCCATCGGTTGCGCCCTCGATCGTGCGCGAGCTGCTGTTACTGATTCTGACAGTGTCGCCATCGGCGACTTCGACACCGGCTTTCGATCTGCCTTCGATATGGCCGCGGTTCGTGATCGTCACGTCGCCGTCTGCCTCGACGCGGATTCCTTGCGTGGCGCCGCTGATTTTTCCGCGCCGGCTGTTCTCGATGTCGACATCGCCGTCACCGAAAACGGTGATGCCCTGACCGCCCGCGATGCCCGCATTTCCGGTGCCCGTAATCGTGCCGTGATTTTCGATGGTAACGCCGCGCGAGGCTATCCGCGTGCCATTGCCGACATTGATGCCCTCGCCTCCGGTCGTCGGCTGGCCGGTCCCGCCTTCGAGAATGCCGTAGTTTTTAAGCAGCAAGCTCCGGGCGCCTGTTACGATGACCGCGTCGTCGCCATCTCCGCCGCCGATGTGCGCGTTCCGCCCGAAGTTGACATCGAAGATGGAACGGCTCGTTCCTTCGAGACGCACTGCGTCACCGCTCGAGTCCGCCGATGCGATCGAGCCGTCGATATCGATCGTGAACGTCTTGTTGCTGCCGGAAGCGGCGCTTGAGACAACGAGACCATGCCGATCAGAGCCCGATCCCGATTGCACCTGGATCGACGATCCGTTGGTCATCGTGATCGAACCACCATAGTTTCCGGCATTGATCTTGATGCCCGGAGCATTCGTGCTCCGTGTGATGCTCGTCGGAGATACTGTCGGATAGGTCGTGCCGAGGTGAACCGCAAACGCCGACGTCGCCGTAAATGCGGTTGGGTTGCTGACCGAACCCGTGCAGGTCAAGTCGACTCCGGCGACGGATGATGTGCAGCCTGCGGCCTGAGCGTCCATGACGCCACCGCCGATGACGAGGCCCAGTGCCAATGTCGAGATAAAGCAAGCCGGCGGCGCAAACGATGGCAATCGCGCTTGCGGCGCGTCGCGGTGTTCAGCAGAGTTCGGCTTGGCAAAGTGACGGCGGGTCGAAAGATCCCTGCGGCCCATGTATGTATTCCCCCGTTGGATGCAGCACACGCAAGGTCACGATCGGAAAAGCGGGTGCTCTCCGTTGAAGTCGTCACGACACGGCATGACACTAGAATCGCGCCTTATGATCCTTGAGTAGCATAGTACTAGTTCTCGGGAAAAGGCGATTGCGCATTCAGAAGGGCCGAGACTTCACAGAAATCGGGCTGCGGTGTCGGAAAATCTTCAATGTGATGCTAAATATCTACACTCAACGTCCGACTGCGCTTCGCGCGCATCAATGAAGAGACATGCAATTTGGAAGGCGCGCGCAGCAACGCTCTGCGCCGGAACACCAACCCGAGTCAGCTGCCAAGGATTGAGGGGTTGCTATCGTCCGCGCCGCGCACTGGTGCTGTGATAGGGCAACAACAATACGGCGCTGGTAATTGCATCGCAAACCGATGTCAGCGCCTGCCCGGCATCGGATGCCGGCGTCAACTGAGCGTCGCCCGCGCTCTCCGCCGCGCCAGCAATTTCGCGCGACATACTCCAGACGCGATCACAAAAGGAAACACCCAGCATCCGCTGACGGAGGAAATCAAGATCCCTTACAAAAGCCGCGAACCGCAACGCATCATCGCATTCTTCCGTGATCGCATCTTCACGCTCGTCATGGAGAGTAGTACCGGCAGAAACGCCACAACCTTCATCATCCCGCAAATCGCGCGACCGCCGCGATGAGCCGGAAATACCTGAAAAACTTGAGGTATTTGTGCGCCGTGCCACAGCCCGAGTTTGAGCGCTTGCCGTGTCGTCGCGAGATGTCTCAGCCGTCAGCTTCGTCGCTATATCCGCGCAAATATCGGTGATGCGCCCCAGATAGTTCGATCGCATCGCACCGCTCCCAAAGCTTTAGAGACGAGTCCGCGCACGTGGGCGCAACGTCCATCGAACGAGGCTAACCACGCGAAGTCATTCCCTCGCCGTGGCGACTACATTTGCCGAACGGGCTGCTGGAAATCGTACCGCGCAATCTCATCGGAACCCTGCCGGTAGTCTCGCTCCTCGGCGAGCTTCACGGTATGGCGATTGACGACCTGCGAAATCTCCTGAACCGTCCTCTTGCGCGCCGCGCCGGTCACCGCCAGCACCGTCAGAATGTCCTGAATCAGTTGCTCTTCGAGCGCCGCATCCTGCCGATAAGCTTCCAGCACAGCCTCAAGTTCAGATCGCATCTCGTCCTCCTGCGAATCGATAGAATTAATACATAGTTACTAGTCATTACATGGAACTCAAGATGCTTTGCGTACCGATAGAGCCGAGTCTTAACTCAAAAATAGCGCTTTATGATCATACATGCTGTTCAGTATTCAGTCGTGCGCGACCGAACCCTGGGGAGTGCTGATGCGCGATACAGTCATGCAAGGCCAATTTCTGCGCCGGAAGGATCAACGGCGAAGGGTTCAATTCAGCGCCATCGCGGAATGTCACGGCATTGCGCGGGCGATCGAGGTCGTGGATTTCTCGAATGCCGGACTAAGGATCGACAAGGTGTCGGGACTGGCCGCAGGCGACCGACTGAAGATTTCGTTCACGCCGGACATCAGCGTCGAAGGCACGATTGTCTGGCTGGTCTGGCACAAGGCCGGCGTACAATTCACCAAGCCCTTGAAGCAGGACGCCGCCGCCTACCAGTACCTGCTGGAACGCGCGGCATTCATCGAGCAGGCGCACGTCCGCGCCATCAGCAGCCTCGCGCAGCGGGAGGCGCAGAAGCTGCACGAGACCGATCAAACCTAGCGTTCGCGTGCCGAGCGCGTTCGGCCGCTGCAACAGTGTTTCACGACGCGCCCAGGCATGTCTGGCCCGACAATCGCGCAGCTTGCAACCCGTGACCGTTTTGATAGGCCATTCGGCGGGAACCGAGGGGTGTCGAGCATTCCGCTTCGACTGCGCTTTGCGACCCCAGACCAGCCGAATATTGTTCGGCGAAGGCTCAGGAGGCTGGCGCCGCTTGGACGCTCTCAAGTTCAACACCGACATGGCGTTCACGTATGGCGTCCCTTCGCCGATGGGGCCGGGCGTCGTGCGGCTCGTTGCAAACAATCCCGGGCCTTTTACGTTCAAGGGCACCAATACGTATCTCGTCGGCTCGACGACGCTCGCGGTCATTGATCCCGGCCCCGACGACGCTGCGCACCGCGACGCGATCCTGGCCGTCGCCGGCACGCGGCCGATCACGCACATCCTTTCGACGCATGCGCACCGCGATCACGTCGACGGAATAGCCAAGCTGAAGGCTGCAACCGGGGCGCTGGTCGCCGCTTATCCGCGCGATCCGGCTGCCGGGCATATCGCGTTACAGGACAGCCCTTCAGGCAAGCTGTTCGTCGACTATGATTTCCAGCCCGATCTCGCGCTTCAAGGCGGCGACACGATCGAGGGCAAAGATTGGGCGCTGACCGCCATTCATACGCCGGGTCACGCCCCGGACCATTTGTGCTTCGCGCTCGAAGGCCGCCCGCTCGTCTTCTCCGGCGATCATGTCATGGCGTGGAACACGACGGTCATTGCACCGCCGGAGGGCCGCATGGCGGACTACGTCGCATCGCTCGAAATCCTTCTCGACCGGCGCGACGACGTTTTTCTGCCCGGTCACGGCGGACGCATTCGCGAGCCCCAGCGCACCGTCAAAGCCTACCTGCTGCATAGAAACTGGCGCGAAAGATCAATTCTCGACGCGCTTGCGAAGGGCTTAACGACTATTCGTCAAATCGTTCCGGAGGTCTACCGGGGACTCGACCCGCGTATGATCCCTGCGGCGACTCTTTCCGTCCAAGCCCACGTCGAATATCTGATCGAGAAAGGTCAGGTCGCCGGCGATTGGCCTTTGACACCGGACCGCGCACTTTCGCCGGCTTGAGCGTGACCTTGTCGTCCTTTTTCGCCACCTGCGGGCTGGCGACATTCGGGGCCGAGGCTTCGTATCGCGCCGCGACTTCTTTCAGGATCGCGCGC includes these proteins:
- a CDS encoding helix-turn-helix transcriptional regulator; its protein translation is MTPPKSDLREPPVHVVLIDSRGIITGIQTHGSQPGAQSAHAGQANRDANPLLGRFTVGESYFDHCEDEGSRADVQALLRRKRTITSFVISSRTPRAKTVIVVLGVPVSPEAGSGALLMHVDVSSWARHDTADDGWQMPVTLNPALLQDTISKALVSQFAEPQRSYEAHPDIDSLSPRQREVLLLVAVGKSNLEISEELSCSLNTVKRHVTAVLQKLHLPNRTRAANLANQLNLLPPSKHRR
- a CDS encoding SDR family oxidoreductase gives rise to the protein MVRTLEGLVIAIPAAATATGSAVAGLIAAEQGELILGAQTTTQLQSVERSIQSGEISYPVQCDIEQAKSVDEFFKIAIAQFGRIDAIVLETKFPKRSTLIEKSIGSGVRRLLYCLDAALRYCSGDLHIVTISPGADRYAIPVANAFLGGRLAARKTAASPALTVRMSVISLADRASSENGTLARTVLHVLRETRNVDVTEAVLWQQPEQQDKRSKRASARSKITLPM
- a CDS encoding autotransporter domain-containing protein; the encoded protein is MGRRDLSTRRHFAKPNSAEHRDAPQARLPSFAPPACFISTLALGLVIGGGVMDAQAAGCTSSVAGVDLTCTGSVSNPTAFTATSAFAVHLGTTYPTVSPTSITRSTNAPGIKINAGNYGGSITMTNGSSIQVQSGSGSDRHGLVVSSAASGSNKTFTIDIDGSIASADSSGDAVRLEGTSRSIFDVNFGRNAHIGGGDGDDAVIVTGARSLLLKNYGILEGGTGQPTTGGEGINVGNGTRIASRGVTIENHGTITGTGNAGIAGGQGITVFGDGDVDIENSRRGKISGATQGIRVEADGDVTITNRGHIEGRSKAGVEVADGDTVRISNSSSRTIEGATDGVYVHDVDDAIVDNDRGRIIGHNGDGVRIEDIDDNVTVQNRFGFSSWGAARITGSDHGVSISDVDGRASVDNRFGGKITGRSGDGVHVRDVDERITVDNSFLGSIRGGDDGVDIRDAGDDVVIRNSFGGSISGRRGDGITVSDVRDDVSITNTFGGRVSGRDNGIVVDDVRDDVSIDNRFGGSISGRRDDGVHVRDVRGDVTVSNGLGGRISGGKDGVDIKDVRGDVTVSNALGGRISGRNGDGVKIEDVRDDVRVDNRGKGEIKGHDDGVHIEDVRDNVTVDNSFGGLIEGFRDDGVDISDVSRDVEILNRFGGKITGRDNGIQIEDIGDDVRIDNRFGGTVTGLRGDGVRIEDADGSVSIRNSFGGKITGDDDGIHVSNVDDNVRIDNRFGGTITGRDDDGVDIRDVEGSVRVDNRFGGRISGEDNGLKVRDVDGGVRISNSFGGTIRGDRDNGVDIDDVEGNVRIDNRAGGSISGRNDGVHADDVDGNVTIDNGSGSIRGRRGDGIDVSANGNVTVNNGRRGRITGGDSAIQIDAQSAEINSSGLIRGSGVGDATIKLKTKDGATINNERRGRIVGRHYNPTDLIVEAEGGAVTINNDGTMLGRIDLSNAGDTELGNVFNNTSDHSWTFIGASNLGDGLADVFNNTGTVFTTDPDAPENNDYTELAGVEIFNNGSSNTNGTIDLQDGFTGDVTTLTPTDGGTLAFNGATGHSYLKVDSFLGSSSNSSSDQLIINGDVSGQTLIEVNNVNPGFGSYNPLGIEVVRATGQISAQNFALIHGPIDTGLFDYDLYLNDANEWVLASAPNRTFVELPSLVSAAQSMWHNASGVWLDRTADLRVAVQRPCVSEGLKGPAETCGKPATSGAWVKGLGSTESRAASHSVSIMGTRNTYKTDYDQSGGGVVAGYDIVVRANDGQGIWLAGVMGGYLRSVVDFESSATRADFEGGAVGAYITYLKGPWFLDAKLMANIGNVDYRGSFGEKDNAGTTSIGGVLDTGYRIDRGQYFIEPGATLAYVNSDIDNLSVYGTSVNFANGDSLRGRLGVRVGTTVQDERAKYEPFVGVSAWYEFLGDNSANVASGGYVLQAADDMTGAIGEVTGGVNVYSLSDNGLSGFVKGNFEFGKDDYLSFGGSVGMRVAW
- a CDS encoding PilZ domain-containing protein; this translates as MRDTVMQGQFLRRKDQRRRVQFSAIAECHGIARAIEVVDFSNAGLRIDKVSGLAAGDRLKISFTPDISVEGTIVWLVWHKAGVQFTKPLKQDAAAYQYLLERAAFIEQAHVRAISSLAQREAQKLHETDQT
- a CDS encoding MBL fold metallo-hydrolase, with the protein product MDALKFNTDMAFTYGVPSPMGPGVVRLVANNPGPFTFKGTNTYLVGSTTLAVIDPGPDDAAHRDAILAVAGTRPITHILSTHAHRDHVDGIAKLKAATGALVAAYPRDPAAGHIALQDSPSGKLFVDYDFQPDLALQGGDTIEGKDWALTAIHTPGHAPDHLCFALEGRPLVFSGDHVMAWNTTVIAPPEGRMADYVASLEILLDRRDDVFLPGHGGRIREPQRTVKAYLLHRNWRERSILDALAKGLTTIRQIVPEVYRGLDPRMIPAATLSVQAHVEYLIEKGQVAGDWPLTPDRALSPA